A single window of Martelella sp. NC20 DNA harbors:
- a CDS encoding NADP-dependent oxidoreductase translates to MKRIQYFKYGNPEELALVDVDRPKPGRGQILVQVKAASVNPMDWKIRRGEMKMLSGSQFPRGLGHDFAGIVEAVGPDVDQFRRGDEVFGATTIRQAGAFAEYVVADTNTVGLKPSNVTFEQAATMTVVGSAAWIGLIAKAKLRAGQSVLITGCLGGVGRSAVQIARMQGAIVTGSCRASGREDAQALGVSEVIDYHAFDIGSYRRRFDVIFDTAGALSLRQCGAMLKKGGMSLHIVPTPAKMIGCLLSSRHHLVFANPTPESFAGISEAAEQGNLAPVIGRVVPLSEAIPAIIELEKTGNPKGKLVIAPME, encoded by the coding sequence ATGAAGCGCATCCAATATTTCAAGTATGGCAACCCGGAAGAGCTTGCGCTCGTCGATGTGGATCGGCCGAAACCCGGACGCGGCCAGATTCTGGTTCAAGTCAAGGCCGCATCAGTCAACCCGATGGACTGGAAGATCCGGCGCGGAGAAATGAAAATGCTGTCCGGTTCGCAGTTTCCGCGCGGCCTGGGCCATGATTTCGCCGGCATTGTCGAAGCCGTGGGCCCCGACGTCGATCAATTCAGGCGGGGCGATGAAGTCTTCGGCGCCACCACCATCCGGCAAGCCGGCGCTTTCGCGGAATATGTCGTTGCGGACACAAACACCGTTGGGCTGAAGCCGTCCAATGTCACTTTCGAGCAGGCGGCGACCATGACCGTTGTCGGTTCAGCAGCCTGGATCGGACTTATCGCAAAGGCGAAACTGAGAGCCGGCCAATCCGTGCTCATCACCGGGTGTCTGGGAGGCGTGGGGCGCTCGGCGGTGCAGATCGCACGCATGCAAGGCGCAATCGTCACCGGCAGTTGTCGTGCATCCGGACGCGAGGACGCTCAGGCGCTGGGCGTAAGCGAGGTTATCGACTACCACGCCTTCGATATCGGGTCCTATCGACGCCGGTTCGATGTCATTTTTGATACCGCAGGCGCGCTATCGCTGCGCCAGTGTGGCGCGATGCTTAAGAAGGGCGGCATGTCACTGCACATCGTCCCCACGCCCGCCAAGATGATCGGCTGCCTGCTTTCATCGCGACATCACCTCGTGTTCGCCAATCCCACCCCCGAGAGCTTCGCGGGCATTTCCGAAGCGGCCGAGCAAGGCAATCTCGCCCCGGTGATTGGTCGTGTCGTACCGCTGTCAGAAGCGATCCCGGCCATCATTGAGCTCGAAAAGACGGGCAACCCCAAAGGAAAGCTGGTGATTGCTCCCATGGAGTAG
- a CDS encoding TetR/AcrR family transcriptional regulator: MRSDARKNYDHILAVARDLLSGEGADASLRDIARKAGVGDGTLHRHFPTREALLEALLRTRFDALSARAGELARCEQADEALLSWLREAIVVTHSYKGVIAPMVAAIADENSALHSSCVDLRHAGATLLQRAQAKGLARDDMDGNDLFALISALAWLADQPPLVPRADHLFDIISDAILLRRPGGVPENQRV; the protein is encoded by the coding sequence ATGAGATCAGACGCCCGAAAGAACTACGACCACATCCTCGCCGTCGCCCGCGACCTTCTTTCCGGGGAGGGCGCCGACGCGTCGCTGCGGGACATTGCCCGCAAGGCCGGTGTTGGCGATGGAACGCTTCATCGCCATTTTCCCACGCGCGAAGCCTTGCTGGAGGCCTTGCTCCGCACGCGCTTCGACGCGTTGAGCGCGAGGGCCGGCGAACTGGCACGGTGCGAACAAGCTGACGAGGCGCTGTTAAGCTGGCTGCGCGAGGCGATCGTGGTGACGCACAGCTACAAGGGTGTCATCGCGCCGATGGTGGCCGCGATCGCCGACGAAAATTCCGCCCTGCATTCCTCATGCGTCGATCTGCGCCACGCGGGAGCAACGCTTCTGCAACGGGCGCAAGCCAAGGGGCTGGCGCGGGACGATATGGATGGCAACGACCTGTTTGCACTGATCAGCGCCCTGGCATGGCTTGCGGACCAGCCTCCGCTTGTGCCGCGGGCGGATCACCTCTTCGACATCATATCGGACGCCATTCTCTTGAGGCGGCCCGGCGGGGTTCCGGAAAACCAGCGCGTATAA
- a CDS encoding TetR/AcrR family transcriptional regulator has translation MPGRSSERTVRADAQRNIETLVRTARDVFATSGVEAPMREIAEKAGVGVGTIYRNFPQRSDLIAAVFRSEVDACADAATSLAEAYPPGEALDRWMQRYVDFIVAKRGLAAALHSGDPAFEALPAYFDSRFEPALQRLLDAAVAAGEIRPDANPYDLLRAVASLCMPSSDGDPSAARRLVALLVDGLRYRAAVPQGTASPAHEPD, from the coding sequence ATGCCTGGCAGATCGTCGGAACGGACCGTGCGCGCCGATGCGCAGCGCAACATCGAAACACTGGTGCGGACAGCACGGGACGTGTTCGCCACGTCAGGCGTTGAGGCGCCGATGCGCGAGATCGCGGAAAAGGCAGGTGTCGGTGTCGGGACGATCTACCGGAACTTTCCGCAGCGCTCCGATCTGATTGCGGCGGTGTTTCGCAGTGAGGTCGACGCCTGCGCGGATGCAGCGACCAGTCTCGCGGAAGCCTATCCTCCCGGCGAAGCGCTCGATCGCTGGATGCAACGCTATGTCGACTTCATCGTTGCCAAGCGCGGACTGGCTGCCGCCCTGCATTCGGGAGACCCGGCGTTCGAAGCGTTGCCGGCCTATTTCGACAGCCGGTTCGAGCCTGCGCTGCAAAGGCTGCTCGATGCCGCCGTTGCCGCCGGAGAAATAAGGCCCGACGCAAATCCGTATGATCTCTTGCGAGCGGTCGCGAGCCTGTGCATGCCGTCAAGCGATGGAGATCCGTCTGCCGCTCGCCGGCTGGTCGCGCTGCTGGTTGACGGGCTTCGTTATCGCGCCGCCGTTCCGCAGGGAACTGCGAGTCCCGCACATGAGCCCGACTAG